A section of the Streptomyces sp. Je 1-369 genome encodes:
- a CDS encoding aromatase/cyclase produces the protein MTTRQVEHEITIGAPAATVYRLLADVSHWPQIFPPTIHVEREETGEHQERIRIWATANGEPKNWTSRRTLDPEGLRIVFRQEVTTAPVAAMGGTWIVEPQGQDTSRVRLLHDYRAIDDDPADLRWIERAVDTNSTAELAALKDNVEHAHAAEREDLVFSFTDTVEINGAAKDAFDFVNEAGRWPERLPHVATVRFEEPAPGLQILEMDTRAKDGSVHTTKSYRVALDTRKIAYKQVTLPALMTLHTGYWTFTDTGRGTTEAASQHTVSINTANIAKILGDRATAADARAYVHSALSTNSRATLGHAKDYAERTH, from the coding sequence ATGACGACGCGTCAGGTCGAGCACGAGATCACCATCGGCGCGCCCGCGGCCACGGTCTACCGCCTGCTGGCGGACGTGAGCCACTGGCCGCAGATCTTCCCGCCCACCATCCACGTCGAGCGCGAGGAGACGGGCGAGCACCAGGAGCGCATCCGCATCTGGGCCACCGCCAACGGCGAGCCCAAGAACTGGACCTCGCGCCGCACCCTGGACCCCGAGGGCCTGCGCATCGTCTTCCGCCAGGAGGTCACCACCGCGCCCGTCGCCGCGATGGGCGGCACCTGGATCGTCGAGCCGCAGGGCCAGGACACCTCCCGGGTGCGGCTGCTGCACGACTACCGGGCCATCGACGACGACCCGGCGGACCTGCGGTGGATCGAGAGGGCCGTGGACACCAACAGCACCGCGGAACTGGCCGCCCTCAAGGACAACGTCGAACACGCCCACGCCGCCGAGCGCGAGGACCTGGTCTTCTCCTTCACCGACACCGTGGAGATCAACGGCGCCGCCAAGGACGCCTTCGACTTCGTCAACGAGGCCGGGCGCTGGCCCGAACGGCTGCCGCACGTGGCCACCGTACGCTTCGAAGAACCCGCCCCCGGCCTGCAGATCCTGGAGATGGACACCCGCGCCAAGGACGGCTCGGTGCACACCACCAAGTCCTACCGGGTCGCCCTGGACACCCGCAAAATCGCCTACAAGCAGGTCACCCTGCCCGCCCTGATGACCCTGCACACCGGCTACTGGACCTTCACCGACACCGGCCGGGGCACCACCGAGGCCGCCTCCCAGCACACCGTGTCGATCAACACCGCCAACATCGCCAAGATCCTCGGCGACCGGGCCACCGCCGCCGACGCCCGCGCCTACGTGCACAGCGCGCTGTCCACCAACAGCCGCGCCACGCTGGGCCATGCCAAGGACTACGCGGAGCGGACCCACTGA
- a CDS encoding FAD-dependent monooxygenase, with product MLAGELRLGGARVTLLERLAEPTGQSRGLGFTARAMEVFDQRGLLPRFGQGESLEVSPLGHFGGVQFDYTALEDAHFGARGIPQNETEAVLETWARELGADIRRGWQVTELAEGFLDGDHVEVTARTPEGPRRLRAAYLVGCDGGQSSIRKAAGFDFPGLPATRTMYLADVVGCGLKPRFLGERLPNGMVMAAPLKEGVDRIIVCPHGVPAQERDEDITFAEVAAAWQHITGEDISAGGAQWVSSFSDATRQADTYRRGRVLLAGDAAHIHLPAGGQGLSTGVQDAVNLGWKLAATVRGTAPAGLLDTYHAERHPVGQRLLMNTRAQGIVFLGGAQSDPLRALFTELLAHDEVRRHLAGIVSHLDIHYDMTPPGTEPPPSPHPLLGRRLPKRPLTGADGESDTARLLHPARGILLDLADDPALRAAAAPWTDRVHTVTATAKPAEGTTDVLTPLDALLIRPDGHVAWTSKDTPAALTAALTRWFGPERTA from the coding sequence ATGCTCGCGGGCGAACTGCGCCTGGGCGGGGCACGCGTCACCCTCCTGGAGCGGCTCGCCGAGCCGACAGGGCAGTCGCGGGGACTTGGTTTCACCGCCCGGGCCATGGAGGTCTTCGACCAGCGCGGACTGCTGCCCCGCTTCGGTCAGGGCGAAAGCCTGGAGGTCAGCCCGCTGGGCCACTTCGGCGGAGTGCAGTTCGACTACACCGCGCTGGAGGACGCCCACTTCGGGGCCCGCGGCATCCCGCAGAACGAGACCGAGGCGGTCCTGGAGACCTGGGCCAGGGAGCTCGGTGCGGACATCCGGCGCGGCTGGCAGGTGACGGAGCTGGCCGAGGGCTTCCTGGACGGCGACCACGTCGAGGTCACCGCCCGCACCCCCGAGGGGCCCCGCCGGCTGCGCGCGGCCTACCTGGTGGGCTGCGACGGCGGACAGAGCAGCATCCGCAAGGCGGCCGGCTTCGACTTCCCCGGCCTGCCCGCCACCCGCACCATGTACCTGGCCGACGTCGTGGGCTGTGGCCTCAAGCCCCGCTTCCTGGGCGAACGGCTGCCCAACGGCATGGTGATGGCGGCCCCGCTCAAGGAGGGCGTGGACCGCATCATCGTCTGCCCGCACGGCGTCCCGGCCCAGGAGCGCGACGAGGACATCACCTTCGCCGAAGTCGCCGCCGCCTGGCAGCACATCACCGGCGAGGACATCAGCGCCGGCGGCGCGCAGTGGGTCAGCTCCTTCAGCGACGCCACCCGCCAGGCCGACACCTACCGGCGCGGACGGGTGCTGCTGGCGGGCGACGCGGCGCACATCCACCTGCCCGCGGGCGGGCAGGGGCTGAGCACCGGCGTGCAGGACGCGGTCAACCTCGGCTGGAAACTGGCCGCCACGGTCCGCGGCACCGCCCCGGCGGGCCTGCTGGACACCTACCACGCGGAGCGGCACCCGGTCGGGCAGCGGCTGCTGATGAACACCCGCGCGCAGGGCATCGTCTTCCTGGGCGGCGCACAGTCGGACCCGCTGCGCGCCCTGTTCACCGAACTCCTCGCACACGACGAGGTCAGACGCCACCTGGCCGGCATCGTCAGCCACCTGGACATCCACTACGACATGACCCCGCCCGGCACGGAGCCGCCGCCGTCCCCCCACCCCCTGCTCGGCCGCCGCCTGCCCAAGCGCCCCCTGACCGGCGCCGACGGCGAGAGCGACACCGCCCGCCTGCTGCACCCCGCCCGCGGCATCCTGCTCGACCTGGCCGACGACCCCGCCCTGCGCGCCGCAGCCGCCCCCTGGACCGACCGCGTCCACACGGTGACGGCCACCGCCAAACCGGCGGAGGGCACCACCGACGTCCTGACCCCCCTGGACGCCCTCCTGATACGCCCCGACGGCCACGTGGCCTGGACCAGCAAGGACACCCCCGCCGCCCTGACCGCCGCCCTGACCCGGTGGTTCGGCCCGGAACGGACGGCGTAG
- a CDS encoding antibiotic biosynthesis monooxygenase family protein: protein MPYISTQDKHLTVLNLFTTDQPEKQDKLIQEMRKIVDTAAFDGWISSTVHAGQDSPGTANFIQWRSGEDLEKRYAGEEFKHRTLPVFQDITTSIRLLQSEIVHTQRHPSQGEATEVSPDRDDHTVIEIFKVSQSNQDELIAELGEGQSWLLEVDGYRSHSVFKGLRARFLEGPFVVVYSQWASKADYDAHRHQATARQSEARQKSEARINALKTESDWNSYRVIHSRAAGA from the coding sequence ATGCCCTACATCTCCACCCAGGACAAGCACCTGACCGTCCTCAACCTGTTCACCACCGACCAGCCGGAGAAGCAGGACAAGCTGATCCAGGAGATGCGGAAGATCGTCGACACCGCGGCGTTCGACGGCTGGATCTCCTCCACCGTGCACGCCGGACAGGACAGCCCCGGCACCGCCAACTTCATCCAGTGGCGCAGCGGCGAGGACCTGGAGAAGCGGTATGCGGGCGAGGAGTTCAAGCACCGCACGCTGCCCGTCTTCCAGGACATCACCACCTCGATCCGGCTGCTGCAGAGCGAGATCGTCCATACCCAGCGCCACCCCTCCCAGGGCGAGGCCACCGAGGTCTCGCCCGACCGCGACGACCACACCGTCATCGAGATCTTCAAGGTCTCCCAGAGCAACCAGGACGAGCTGATCGCCGAACTCGGCGAGGGCCAGTCCTGGCTCCTGGAGGTCGACGGCTACCGCTCGCACAGCGTCTTCAAGGGCCTGCGCGCCCGCTTCCTGGAAGGCCCCTTCGTCGTCGTCTACTCCCAGTGGGCGAGCAAGGCCGACTACGACGCCCACCGCCACCAGGCCACCGCGCGGCAGTCCGAGGCCCGCCAGAAGTCCGAGGCGCGCATCAACGCCCTGAAGACCGAGAGCGACTGGAACTCCTACCGGGTGATCCACAGCCGCGCCGCCGGCGCGTGA
- a CDS encoding TcmI family type II polyketide cyclase has translation MHSTLIVARMAIDSSRSVAELFTDFDATDMPHRMGTRRRQLFAYRGLYFHLQDFDSDDGGARIERAKDDARFVRISDDLKPHIEAYDPATWRSPADAMAQRFYSWEAGA, from the coding sequence ATGCACAGCACGCTGATCGTGGCCCGGATGGCGATCGACTCCAGCCGCAGCGTCGCCGAACTGTTCACCGACTTCGACGCCACCGACATGCCCCACCGCATGGGCACCCGCCGCCGCCAGCTCTTCGCCTACCGCGGCCTGTACTTCCACCTCCAGGACTTCGACTCCGACGACGGAGGCGCCCGCATCGAACGCGCCAAGGACGATGCCCGCTTCGTGCGGATCAGCGACGACCTCAAGCCGCACATCGAGGCCTACGACCCGGCCACCTGGCGCTCCCCGGCCGACGCGATGGCCCAGCGCTTCTACTCCTGGGAGGCCGGCGCATGA
- a CDS encoding alpha/beta fold hydrolase, which yields MSAGYFNGQARPELSLLRLGARLGCTVLALDRPGYGRSRAALPEGLPLAEQTPLLRAALADFARRHPVGAGHFLLAHSFGGKLALSLAAHAQDGEGLLGVDISGCGRRYAPGAEDEVRHDRPAARRRHWGPLRLYPPGTFRASADTVAPMPPREAADLTAWPGTFDRLAPRVRVPVRFTFAEHELWWRRQEADLAALAAGFTAAPRVLLEHQPGAGHNISLGWAARAYHLRALAFLEECLPPGATAPGS from the coding sequence ATGAGCGCCGGGTACTTCAACGGGCAGGCCCGCCCCGAGCTGTCCCTGCTGCGCCTGGGGGCCCGGCTCGGCTGCACCGTGCTGGCCCTCGACCGGCCCGGCTACGGCCGGTCGAGGGCCGCGCTGCCCGAGGGCCTGCCGCTGGCGGAGCAGACGCCGCTGCTGCGCGCGGCCCTCGCCGACTTCGCCCGCCGCCACCCGGTGGGCGCAGGCCACTTCCTGCTGGCGCACTCCTTCGGCGGCAAGCTGGCCCTCTCCCTCGCCGCGCACGCCCAGGACGGCGAGGGGCTGCTCGGCGTGGACATCTCGGGCTGCGGACGGCGGTACGCGCCGGGCGCCGAGGACGAGGTGCGCCACGACCGTCCCGCCGCCCGGCGCCGGCACTGGGGGCCGCTGCGGCTGTACCCGCCGGGCACCTTTAGGGCCAGCGCGGACACGGTCGCGCCGATGCCGCCCCGGGAGGCGGCCGATCTCACCGCCTGGCCGGGGACGTTCGACCGCCTCGCGCCGCGGGTGCGGGTGCCGGTGCGGTTCACCTTCGCCGAGCATGAGCTGTGGTGGCGCAGGCAGGAGGCCGACCTGGCAGCGCTGGCGGCCGGTTTCACCGCCGCGCCCCGCGTCCTGCTGGAGCACCAGCCGGGCGCGGGGCACAACATCAGCCTGGGCTGGGCGGCCCGCGCCTACCACCTGCGGGCCCTGGCGTTCCTGGAGGAGTGCCTGCCCCCGGGCGCCACCGCGCCCGGGAGCTGA
- a CDS encoding beta-ketoacyl-[acyl-carrier-protein] synthase family protein, producing the protein MTQRRVVITGLEVLAPGGLGRKEFWQLISEGRTATRGITFFDPAPFRSKVAAEADFCGLEHGLSPQEVRRMDRAAQFAVVTARAAVQDSGAELSEHAPHRIGVVVGSAVGATMGLDDEYRVVSDGGRLDLVDHRYAVPHLYNYLVPSSFAAEVAWAVGAEGPSTVVSTGCTSGIDAVGYAVELVREGSVDVMVAGASDAPISPITMACFDAIKATTPRHDAPEQASRPFDSTRNGFVLGEGAAFFVLEELESARRRGAHIYAEIAGYATRSNAYHMTGLRRDGAEMAEAIRLALDEARMIPEQIDYINAHGSGTKQNDRHETAAFKRALGEHAYRTPVSSIKSMVGHSLGAIGSIEIAASALAMEYDVVPPTANLHTPDPECDLDYVPLTARDQQVDAVLTVGSGFGGFQSAMVLAPARRSTV; encoded by the coding sequence ATGACGCAGCGCCGCGTCGTCATCACCGGCCTGGAGGTCCTGGCCCCCGGCGGCCTGGGCCGCAAGGAGTTCTGGCAGCTCATCAGCGAGGGCCGCACCGCGACCCGCGGCATCACCTTCTTCGACCCCGCCCCCTTCCGCTCCAAGGTGGCCGCCGAGGCCGACTTCTGCGGCCTGGAGCACGGGCTGAGCCCGCAGGAGGTGCGGCGCATGGACCGCGCCGCCCAGTTCGCCGTGGTCACCGCCCGCGCCGCCGTCCAGGACAGCGGCGCCGAGCTGAGCGAGCACGCCCCGCACCGCATCGGCGTGGTCGTGGGCAGCGCGGTGGGCGCCACCATGGGCCTGGACGACGAATACCGCGTCGTCAGCGACGGCGGCCGCCTGGACCTGGTCGACCACCGCTACGCGGTGCCGCACCTGTACAACTACCTGGTGCCCAGCTCCTTCGCGGCGGAGGTGGCCTGGGCGGTCGGCGCGGAAGGCCCCTCCACGGTCGTCTCCACCGGCTGCACCTCGGGCATCGACGCGGTCGGCTACGCGGTGGAGCTGGTGCGCGAGGGCTCCGTCGACGTCATGGTCGCCGGGGCGTCCGACGCGCCGATCTCCCCGATCACCATGGCGTGCTTCGACGCGATCAAGGCGACCACGCCGCGCCACGACGCACCCGAACAGGCCTCACGGCCCTTCGACAGCACCCGCAACGGCTTCGTGCTGGGCGAGGGCGCCGCCTTCTTCGTCCTGGAGGAGCTCGAGAGCGCCCGGCGCCGCGGCGCCCACATCTACGCCGAGATCGCCGGCTACGCCACCCGCTCCAACGCCTACCACATGACCGGACTGCGCCGGGACGGCGCGGAGATGGCCGAGGCCATCCGCCTGGCCCTGGACGAGGCACGGATGATCCCCGAGCAGATCGACTACATCAACGCCCACGGCTCGGGCACCAAGCAGAACGACCGGCACGAGACGGCCGCGTTCAAACGGGCGCTGGGCGAGCACGCCTACCGCACCCCGGTCAGCTCCATCAAGTCGATGGTGGGCCACTCGCTGGGCGCCATCGGCTCCATCGAGATCGCCGCCTCCGCGCTGGCCATGGAGTACGACGTGGTGCCGCCGACCGCCAACCTGCACACCCCCGACCCCGAATGCGACCTGGACTACGTGCCGTTGACGGCCCGCGACCAGCAGGTCGATGCGGTCCTGACGGTCGGCAGCGGCTTCGGCGGATTCCAGAGCGCGATGGTGCTCGCCCCGGCGCGAAGGAGCACCGTATGA
- a CDS encoding FAD-dependent monooxygenase, with protein MAAQDAGRPRRSRESAPGRSDVLDTQVIVVGAGPVGLLLTAELCLNGIQVAVVEQRHRPTKESRASTLHARTMEIFDSRGLLTDFASPPTEPRGHFGGLPLDLTLPGAYPGQHKVPQTKTESVLEEWALSLGADIRCGHRLELIDLVQDGEAVEAQAMDRDGRPVRLRGKYLVACDGQDSTVRRLTGAAFPGHGATRELLRADVEGIHIRDRRFERLPGGLAIAARRPDGVTRVMVHASGTPAGQRTRPPRYAEVVAAWQQVTGEDISAGTPLWVNHFDDANHQLTHYRHGRVLYAGDAAHRQMPIGGQALNLGLQDAFNLGWKLAAVLAGHAPAGLLDTYHSERHAVGRAVLANIRAQAMLLLGSAEVEPLRAVLAELLGDEQVRTRLAGMISGLDIRYADRGTGHPLTGLRLPHARLRVGSATCTTLELLRSGRGLLLGLEGRVPAAGERWADRIDLVVARPEPDSDPGELDKVTAVAVRPDGYVVWAATSDQPGGAEDLSAVLERWFGTPH; from the coding sequence ATGGCCGCGCAGGACGCGGGCCGCCCCCGCCGCTCCCGCGAGAGTGCTCCGGGCCGCAGCGACGTGCTGGACACCCAGGTCATCGTCGTCGGCGCAGGCCCCGTGGGGCTGCTGCTCACCGCCGAACTGTGCCTGAACGGCATCCAGGTCGCCGTCGTCGAACAGCGCCACCGCCCCACCAAGGAGTCCCGCGCCTCCACCCTGCACGCCCGCACCATGGAGATCTTCGACAGCCGCGGCCTGCTGACCGACTTCGCCAGCCCGCCCACCGAACCGCGCGGCCACTTCGGCGGCCTGCCCCTGGACCTCACCCTGCCCGGCGCCTACCCCGGCCAGCACAAAGTGCCCCAGACCAAGACCGAGTCGGTCCTTGAGGAGTGGGCGCTCTCACTGGGCGCCGACATCCGCTGCGGCCACCGCCTGGAACTGATCGACCTGGTCCAGGACGGCGAGGCGGTCGAGGCGCAGGCCATGGACCGCGACGGCCGCCCCGTACGCCTGCGCGGGAAGTACCTGGTGGCCTGCGACGGCCAGGACTCCACCGTGCGCCGCCTGACCGGCGCCGCCTTCCCCGGCCACGGCGCCACCCGCGAACTGCTGCGCGCCGACGTGGAGGGCATCCACATCCGCGACCGGCGCTTCGAGCGGCTGCCCGGCGGCCTGGCCATCGCCGCCCGCCGCCCCGACGGCGTCACCCGCGTCATGGTCCACGCCTCCGGCACGCCCGCCGGGCAGCGCACCCGCCCCCCGCGGTACGCCGAGGTAGTGGCCGCCTGGCAGCAGGTCACCGGCGAGGACATCAGCGCCGGCACCCCGTTGTGGGTCAACCACTTCGACGACGCCAACCACCAGCTCACCCACTACCGCCACGGCCGCGTCCTGTACGCGGGCGATGCCGCCCACCGCCAGATGCCCATCGGCGGCCAGGCCCTCAACCTGGGTCTGCAGGACGCCTTCAACCTCGGCTGGAAACTCGCCGCCGTCCTGGCCGGACACGCCCCCGCGGGTCTGCTGGACACCTACCACAGCGAACGGCACGCGGTGGGCCGCGCCGTGCTCGCCAACATCCGCGCCCAGGCCATGCTGCTGCTGGGCAGCGCCGAGGTGGAGCCGCTGCGCGCGGTCCTGGCCGAACTGCTGGGCGACGAGCAGGTACGCACCCGCCTCGCCGGCATGATCAGCGGCCTCGACATCCGCTACGCCGACCGCGGCACCGGCCACCCCCTGACGGGCCTGCGCCTGCCGCACGCCCGGCTGCGGGTGGGCAGCGCCACCTGCACCACCCTGGAACTGCTGCGCTCGGGGCGCGGCCTGCTGCTTGGCCTGGAGGGGCGGGTGCCGGCGGCGGGGGAGCGGTGGGCCGACCGCATCGACCTGGTGGTGGCCCGCCCCGAGCCGGACAGCGACCCCGGCGAGCTGGACAAGGTGACCGCGGTGGCGGTGCGCCCGGACGGCTACGTGGTGTGGGCGGCCACCAGCGACCAGCCCGGCGGCGCCGAGGACCTGAGCGCCGTCCTGGAGCGCTGGTTCGGCACCCCGCACTGA
- the fabG gene encoding 3-oxoacyl-ACP reductase FabG, with protein MTQTAPRLALVTGATSGIGLAAARLLAQQGHRIFLGARTDSDVVATVKSLRNDGLEAEGQVLDVRDGASVTAFVAAAVERFGPVDVLVNNAGRSGGGVTAQLTDELWDDVIDTNLNSVFRMTRAVLTTGRMQEGGRGRIINVASTAGKQGVVLGAPYSASKHGVVGFTKALGNELAPSGITVNAVCPGYVETPMAQRVRQGYAAAYDTTEEAILTKFQAKIPLGRYSTPEEVAGLIGYLASDTAASITSQALNVCGGLGNF; from the coding sequence ATGACACAGACCGCCCCCCGCCTCGCCCTGGTCACCGGCGCCACCAGCGGCATCGGCCTGGCCGCCGCCCGCCTGCTCGCCCAGCAGGGCCACCGAATCTTCCTGGGCGCCCGCACCGACAGCGACGTCGTCGCCACCGTCAAGTCCCTGCGCAACGACGGCCTGGAGGCCGAGGGCCAGGTCCTCGACGTGCGCGACGGCGCCTCCGTCACCGCGTTCGTGGCCGCCGCCGTGGAGCGGTTCGGGCCCGTGGACGTGCTGGTCAACAACGCCGGCCGGTCCGGCGGCGGGGTGACCGCGCAGCTCACCGACGAACTGTGGGACGACGTCATCGACACCAACCTCAACAGCGTCTTCCGCATGACCCGCGCCGTCCTGACCACCGGCCGCATGCAGGAGGGCGGCCGCGGCCGCATCATCAACGTCGCCTCCACCGCCGGCAAGCAGGGCGTCGTGCTCGGCGCCCCCTACTCCGCCTCCAAACACGGCGTCGTCGGCTTCACCAAGGCGCTCGGCAACGAGCTCGCGCCCAGCGGCATCACTGTCAACGCCGTATGCCCCGGCTACGTGGAGACCCCCATGGCCCAGCGCGTGCGCCAGGGCTACGCCGCCGCCTACGACACCACCGAGGAGGCGATCCTCACCAAGTTCCAGGCCAAGATCCCCCTGGGCCGCTACAGCACCCCCGAGGAAGTCGCCGGCCTCATCGGCTACCTCGCCTCCGACACCGCCGCCTCCATCACCTCCCAGGCCCTCAACGTCTGCGGCGGACTCGGCAACTTCTGA
- a CDS encoding ketosynthase chain-length factor, with amino-acid sequence MTAVAVTGMGIAAPNGLGAADYWAATLGAKSGIGRITRFDPSSYPAQLAGEIPGFEAAEHLPGRLLPQTDRVTRLSLAAADWALADAGVDVAAFDPLDMGVVTASHAGGFEFGQDELQKLWAKGSQFVSAYQSFAWFYAVNSGQISIRHGMKGPSGVVVSDQAGGLDALAQARRLIRKGTPLIVGGAVDASVCPWGWVAQLAGGRMSDSDEPTRAYLPFDRDARGYVPGEGGALLTLEPTEAARARGATLYGELAGYGATIDPPPHSGRPSTLRTAMRTALQDAAAAPGDIDVVFADGAGVPDLDRAEAAAISEVFGPGRVPVTVPKTMTGRLHSGAAPLDVACALLAMRAGLIPPTVHIDPCPEYDLDLVLYQARPAALRTALVLARGHGGFNSAMVVRAGQ; translated from the coding sequence ATGACTGCCGTCGCGGTCACCGGCATGGGCATCGCCGCCCCCAACGGCCTGGGCGCGGCCGACTACTGGGCGGCCACCCTCGGCGCGAAGAGCGGCATCGGCCGCATCACCCGCTTCGACCCCTCGAGCTACCCCGCCCAACTGGCCGGGGAGATCCCCGGGTTCGAGGCGGCGGAGCACCTGCCGGGCCGGCTGCTGCCGCAGACCGACCGCGTCACCCGGCTCTCGCTGGCCGCCGCGGACTGGGCGCTGGCCGACGCCGGGGTGGACGTGGCCGCCTTCGACCCGCTGGACATGGGGGTGGTCACCGCAAGCCACGCCGGCGGCTTCGAGTTCGGCCAGGACGAACTGCAGAAACTGTGGGCCAAGGGCAGCCAGTTCGTCTCCGCCTACCAGTCCTTCGCCTGGTTCTACGCGGTCAACAGCGGCCAGATCTCCATCCGGCACGGCATGAAGGGGCCCAGCGGCGTCGTCGTCAGCGACCAGGCCGGCGGCCTGGACGCCCTTGCGCAGGCCCGCCGCCTCATCCGCAAGGGCACCCCGCTGATCGTGGGCGGCGCCGTGGACGCCTCGGTGTGCCCCTGGGGCTGGGTGGCCCAGCTCGCCGGCGGCCGCATGAGCGACAGCGACGAACCCACCCGCGCCTACCTGCCCTTCGACCGCGACGCCCGCGGCTACGTGCCCGGCGAGGGCGGCGCCCTGCTCACCCTGGAACCCACCGAGGCCGCCCGCGCCCGCGGCGCCACCCTCTACGGCGAACTCGCCGGCTACGGAGCGACCATCGACCCGCCCCCGCACAGCGGCCGCCCCTCCACCCTGCGCACCGCGATGCGCACCGCACTGCAGGACGCCGCCGCCGCGCCCGGCGACATCGACGTGGTCTTCGCCGACGGCGCGGGCGTACCCGACCTGGACCGGGCCGAGGCCGCGGCGATCAGCGAGGTGTTCGGCCCGGGCCGCGTCCCGGTCACCGTGCCCAAGACGATGACCGGCCGCCTGCACTCCGGCGCCGCGCCCCTGGACGTGGCCTGCGCGCTCCTGGCGATGCGCGCCGGCCTCATCCCGCCCACCGTCCACATCGACCCCTGTCCCGAGTACGACCTGGACCTGGTCCTGTACCAGGCGCGCCCGGCCGCGCTGCGCACCGCGCTGGTGCTGGCCCGCGGCCACGGCGGGTTCAACTCCGCGATGGTCGTGCGCGCCGGACAGTGA
- a CDS encoding sigma-70 family RNA polymerase sigma factor, giving the protein MQENERLARAFEEKRPRLQAVAHRMLGATDEAEDAVQEAWIRLHRTETDSVENLDGWLTTVVSRVCLDMLRARNRREEFLAEHAEPSDEPRTEDTSDPEQAAVLADSVGLAMLVVLDTLDPDERLAFVLHDTFAVPFADIAAIIGRSPAATRQLASRARRRVHGASPLPDLQRQHKVVDAFLTAARNGEFERLLTLLAPDASMHADDTAVRIGAAPLTEGAEGVASIFSGGAEAARIALIDGSVGAVWQSKVRPIVVFNFTIEDGRIAAIDLVAGPERLRELDIVVLDA; this is encoded by the coding sequence ATGCAGGAAAACGAACGGTTGGCGCGCGCGTTCGAGGAGAAGCGGCCGCGGCTGCAGGCCGTGGCCCACCGCATGCTCGGCGCGACCGATGAGGCCGAGGACGCCGTGCAGGAGGCCTGGATCCGGCTGCACCGCACCGAGACCGACAGTGTGGAGAACCTCGACGGCTGGCTCACCACGGTGGTGAGCCGGGTCTGCCTGGACATGCTGCGCGCCCGCAACCGGCGTGAGGAGTTCCTGGCCGAGCACGCCGAGCCCTCGGACGAGCCCCGTACCGAGGACACCTCCGATCCCGAGCAGGCGGCCGTGCTCGCCGACTCGGTGGGCCTGGCGATGCTGGTGGTCCTGGACACCCTCGACCCCGACGAGCGCCTCGCCTTCGTCCTGCACGACACCTTCGCCGTGCCGTTCGCCGACATCGCCGCAATCATCGGGCGCAGTCCGGCGGCCACCCGGCAGCTGGCCAGCCGGGCCCGCCGGCGGGTGCACGGCGCCTCTCCCCTGCCCGACCTGCAGCGCCAGCACAAGGTCGTGGACGCCTTCCTGACCGCCGCGCGCAACGGGGAGTTCGAGCGGCTGCTCACCCTGCTGGCCCCCGACGCCTCCATGCATGCCGACGACACGGCGGTGCGCATCGGGGCCGCGCCGCTGACCGAGGGCGCCGAGGGCGTGGCGAGCATCTTCTCCGGCGGGGCGGAAGCGGCGCGCATCGCGCTCATCGACGGGTCGGTGGGAGCGGTGTGGCAGTCCAAGGTCCGCCCCATCGTGGTCTTCAACTTCACCATCGAGGACGGGAGGATCGCCGCGATCGACCTGGTGGCCGGGCCCGAGCGGCTGCGGGAACTGGACATCGTGGTCCTGGACGCCTGA
- a CDS encoding phosphopantetheine-binding protein, whose translation MSEQPFTLDDLTRILVEAAGADEAAPLDDDILDTAFGLLGYESLALLETGGCIEREYGIALDDDTLSDDLTPRELIHTVNERLAAARVA comes from the coding sequence ATGAGCGAGCAGCCCTTCACCCTGGACGACCTCACGCGCATCCTCGTCGAGGCCGCGGGCGCCGACGAGGCCGCCCCGCTGGACGACGACATCCTGGACACCGCCTTCGGCCTGCTGGGCTATGAGTCGCTGGCCCTGCTGGAGACCGGCGGCTGCATCGAGCGCGAGTACGGCATCGCGCTGGACGACGACACGCTGAGCGACGACCTGACCCCGAGGGAACTGATCCACACCGTCAACGAGCGGCTGGCCGCCGCCCGCGTGGCCTGA